The following proteins are co-located in the Dromiciops gliroides isolate mDroGli1 chromosome 2, mDroGli1.pri, whole genome shotgun sequence genome:
- the DPEP1 gene encoding dipeptidase 1 — translation MWNLWFWFCLALCTADHFRDEAERIMSQTPLIDGHNDLPWQILTRFNGQLQNPKANLTQLEGTHTNIPKLKAGFVGGQFWSAYVPCNTQNKDAVKRTLEQIDLIHRMCQTYPETFLCATSSSNIRQAFQQKKVASLIGVEGGHSIDSSLGVLRTMYHLGMRYMTLTHSCNVPWADNWLVDRGDDNPQSHGISKFGEDVIKEMNRLGIMIDLAHVSEATMKAVLTLSQAPVIFSHSSAYQLCHHKRNVPDNILQLVNETRSLVMVNFYNEYVSCQNVATLSQVADHLDYIKKVAGPGAVGFGGDYDGVDNVPTGLQDVSTYPDLIAELLRRNWTETEVKDALAYNLLRVFEEVEKVSDHNALPNENFIQLSELEGSCRTSYGYPNHSYQHRPGVLPVVLALPLLYLWLL, via the exons ATGTGGAAtttgtggttttggttttgtctggCACTCTGCACCGCAGACCACTTCAGGGATGAAGCAGAGAGAATCATGAGTCAGACTCCCTTAATTGATGG gcaCAATGATCTACCATGGCAAATACTGACGAGGTTCAATGGTCAGCTGCAGAACCCAAAAGCCAACCTGACCCAGCTGGAGGGCACACACACCAATATTCCAAAGCTGAAGGCTGGCTTTGTGGGCGGCCAG TTCTGGTCGGCTTACGTGCCCTGCAATACTCAGAACAAAGATGCAGTGAAGAGAACCCTGGAGCAGATCGACCTCATTCACAGAATGTGTCAGACGTACCCTGAGACATTCCTGTGTGCCACCAGCAGCTCCA ATATAAGGCAGGCCTTCCAGCAGAAGAAGGTGGCCAGCCTGATTGGCGTGGAGGGTGGCCACTCCATTGACAGCAGTCTGGGCGTCCTGAGGACAATGTACCACCTGGGCATGAGATACATGACCCTCACCCACAGCTGTAACGTCCCCTG GGCTGACAACTGGCTAGTGGATAGAGGAGATGACAACCCCCAAAGCCATGGCATATCAAAATTTGGAGAA GATGTGATCAAAGAAATGAACCGCTTGGGTATCATGATTGATCTGGCCCATGTCTCAGAGGCAACCATGAAGGCTGTGCTGACCCTGTCTCAAGCCCCCGTGATTTTCAGCCATTCCTCTGCCTATCAGTTGTGTCACCATAAACGGAACGTGCCAGATAATATCCTCCAGCTGGTG AACGAGACCCGAAGTCTGGTGATGGTGAATTTCTACAACGAGTATGTTTCCTGTCAAAACGTGGCTACCCTGTCTCAAGTAGCAG ATCACCTGGATTACATCAAGAAAGTTGCTGGTCCAGGAGCTGTGGGCTTCGGTGGGGACTATGATGGTGTTGACAA TGTCCCAACAGGCCTGCAGGATGTCTCCACTTATCCAGACCTCATAGCTGAACTTCTCAGAAGGAACTGGACTGAAACAGAAGTGAAAGATGCCTTGGCCTATAACTTGCTGAGGGTCTTTGAAGAGGTGGAGAAG GTAAGCGACCATAACGCCCTGCCGAATGAGAACTTCATCCAACTGAGTGAGCTGGAAGGTTCATGCAGGACCTCCTACGGCTATCCGAACCACAGCTACCAGCACCGACCTGGAGTCCTACCTGTGGTCCTCGCTCTTCCTCTCCTTTACCTGTGGCTGCTATGA
- the CHMP1A gene encoding charged multivesicular body protein 1a: protein MDDTLFQLKFTAKQLEKLAKKAEKDSKAEQAKVKKALQQKNVECARVYAENAIRKKNESLNWLRMSSRVDAVASKVQTAVTMKGVTKNMAQVTKALDKALNTMDLQKVSAVMDKFEQQVQNLDVHTSVMEDSMSSATTLTTPQEQVDSLIVQIAEENGLEVMDQLSQLPEGASAVGESSVRSQEDQLSRRLAALRN, encoded by the exons TTCACAGCAAAACAGTTGGAGAAGTTGGCCAAGAAGGCTGAGAAGGATTCTAAGGCTGAGCAAGCCAAGGTCAAGAAG GCTCTTCAGCAAAAAAATGTGGAGTGTGCTCGTGTCTATGCGGAGAATGCCATCCGTAAAAAGAATGAGAGCTTGAATTGGCTTCGGATGTCTTCCCGTGTGGATgcagtggcctctaaggtccagACGGCCGTGACCATGAAGGGG GTAACTAAGAATATGGCTCAGGTGACCAAGGCCCTGGACAAAGCTCTCAATACCATGGACCTACAGAAGGTGTCTGCTGTGATGGATAAATTTGAGCAGCAGGTTCAGAATCTGGATGTCCACACTTCG GTGATGGAGGACTCGATGAGCTCAGCCACCACACTGACCACTCCTCAGGAACAGGTGGATAGCCTTATTGTGCAGATTGCCGAGGAAAATGGCCTGGAGGTCATGGACCAGCTCAGTCAGCTTCCGGAAGGGGCCTCTGCTGTCGGAGAGAGCTCTGtcaggagccaggaagaccagcTGTCTCGAAG GTTGGCGGCCTTGCGGAATTAA